The following nucleotide sequence is from Dehalococcoidia bacterium.
CGAGGTCGCGGACGCTCAGTATGCTCTGCGCCAGGCCGCTCCCCATGCCACCGACACCAGTACTGGCAGGCCGACCAGGGCAGTGACGGTGCCCAACGGCAACTCCGTCCCCGGCAGCAGGGAGCGGGCCACCGCATCGGCTGCCAGCATCAGAATAGCACCCAGGAAGGCAGCCCCGGGCACTAGCGTTGCGTGACCGTGCCCCCAGAGGCGACGGGCGGCCTGGGCGCAGGCCAGGCCCAGGAGCGGCACGGTCCCTACTGCCCAGGTGGAAGGGCCCACTAGTAACGCCGCCGCTGCCACCGCCGCCGCCCTGGCCAGGGTGGGCGAGAATCCCAGGGAGCGGGCCACCTCGTCGCCGAGGGCGAGGGCGTCCAGCGGCTTAACCAAGAGCGCCAGCGCGATCGCGGCCAGGCCCAGGTAGACCGCGAGCGCCGAGGCGTCCGACCAGCCGCGGCCAGCCAGGCTGCCGCCCAGGAAGGCGAGGGAGGGGGCGGCCAGGAAGCCGGCCGAGGTGAGAAGCGCCAGCACGAGCACCGACCATAGGTAACTGAGGCCCACGCCGATGAGGGCCACCCCCGCCCCGGACACCGTCCCCACCCCTGCCAGCACCACCGGCACCGCCGCCCCCGCCAGTGCACCCACGCCCGCGAGCGGCATGGCCGCCGGGACAGGCGGATCGAGCCCCACCACCGCCATCACTGCCCCGACCATCAGCGCGCCTCCCGATACCCCTAGCAGGTGGGGGTCGGCAAGAGGGTTTCCGGTCGCTCCCTGCAGCGCCGCTGCCGCCGCTGCCAGAGATGCGCCTGTGAGCACGGCCAGGACCGCCCTGGGCAGACGCAGGTCCAGGACCAGTTGCCGGGCCAGGGCGTCCTCCCCCGTGATGCCTGCCCAGACCCGCGCCGGAGACAGGGACACGGCGCCTAGGCAAAGCTCTAGGAGAAACGCGACGGCGAAAAGGGCCACCAGCGCCATATAGGGCCAGGTGCCCCTCGCGGCCCGCAGCGCGCTCGTCGTGCTCACCGTCAGCGCGTCCCTTCCAGAGCCTGCTTCAGTTGTCTGGCGGCCTCGACCACCCGCGGCCCTGGCGCCTGCAGGAACAGGGCAGGGTCGAGCTCCACCACCCGCCCCTCCCGCACCGCGTGCAGGCCGCCGAAGCCGGGCATGCGGGGCAGCAGTTGCGAGAGCCGCGGCGCTGGCGGCGGCGCCGGGCTGATGGCTAGCACCACGTCCGGATCGAGGCCGCTGGCCGCCTCGGCGCTTATCTGAGAGAAGCCGGGGAAAGGACCCGTCTGCGGCAGGTCGGCCGCCACGTTCTGCACGCCCAGGAACTGGAGGATGGAGCCGACGTAGGCGTCGTTGCGGGCGGCATAGACGTTGCCCTGGGCGTCGGCGATCAGCGCCATGGCCCGCAGCCTCCGTCCGCTGACGCTGCCCCGTAGTGACTCCAGCTCCCGCTCCAGCCTGGCCGCGGCCTCCTCCCCCGCGTTCGGGCGACCGATGGCCTGCCCCACCAGGCGCAGCGCCCGCGACACGTCTTCGACCCGCTCGATGCCCACCATCACCACCGGCACGCCCAGCGACTCCAGCCGTTGCACGAGCCCCCGCTGGAGGACGCTATCGGCCAGCACCAGGTCGGGGCTGTAAGAGGCTAGCCTGTCGAGACTGGGGGAGTACGATGGCCCCACGCTGGGCAGATCGGCTGCCTGGGGCGGGTAGTTGACACCGTCCGTCCTGACCACCGACGTGGCGCCGATGTAGTAGAGCAGTTCGATGGTGGTGGGGCTGACCGCCGCTATGCGCGATGGCGATGGCGGCACCTGAACTCGACGGCCCAGGAAGTCAGTAATGACGCCAGCGCTGGCCGGGCTCGAGGGCGTTGGAGTGGCCGGCGACTCTTCGCCGCAGCCTGCCAGGCCGACGGCGAAAAGCGCGAGGACGAGGACCGCCACGCCTGCGGCCCAGCGGCGAGCGCTGATGACCATGCCTCACCTCCCGTTAGGTCAGTCGAGCCCGAGCTCGGCACGCAGCTCCTCACTCATCCGCTCCGGTGTCCAGGGAGGGTCGAAGGTAAAGCGGACGCCTACCCTCCTGACGCCCGGGAAGCCCGAAAGGGCCTCGTGGACCTGCCGGGCGATCTCGTCGCCCACTGGGCAGCCGGGCGAGGTGAGGGTCATGAGCACGTCCACCTCGCCCTCCGGCGTGCAGGCGATGTCGTAGACCAGTCCCAGGTCCACCACGTTCAGGCGCAGCTCAGGGTCGTATACGTCCCTGAGCATTTCCTTGACGAGCTCGGGGCTCAACATCATTTTCGTCCACCTCCCGCTCGCGGGCCAGGACCGAAGCCAAGCCACAAGTCTCTTCCCCCGAGAGGCTGCTCCTCACCCGGCACGGTCTTCAT
It contains:
- a CDS encoding iron ABC transporter permease → MSTTSALRAARGTWPYMALVALFAVAFLLELCLGAVSLSPARVWAGITGEDALARQLVLDLRLPRAVLAVLTGASLAAAAAALQGATGNPLADPHLLGVSGGALMVGAVMAVVGLDPPVPAAMPLAGVGALAGAAVPVVLAGVGTVSGAGVALIGVGLSYLWSVLVLALLTSAGFLAAPSLAFLGGSLAGRGWSDASALAVYLGLAAIALALLVKPLDALALGDEVARSLGFSPTLARAAAVAAAALLVGPSTWAVGTVPLLGLACAQAARRLWGHGHATLVPGAAFLGAILMLAADAVARSLLPGTELPLGTVTALVGLPVLVSVAWGAAWRRAY
- a CDS encoding ABC transporter substrate-binding protein, which produces MVISARRWAAGVAVLVLALFAVGLAGCGEESPATPTPSSPASAGVITDFLGRRVQVPPSPSRIAAVSPTTIELLYYIGATSVVRTDGVNYPPQAADLPSVGPSYSPSLDRLASYSPDLVLADSVLQRGLVQRLESLGVPVVMVGIERVEDVSRALRLVGQAIGRPNAGEEAAARLERELESLRGSVSGRRLRAMALIADAQGNVYAARNDAYVGSILQFLGVQNVAADLPQTGPFPGFSQISAEAASGLDPDVVLAISPAPPPAPRLSQLLPRMPGFGGLHAVREGRVVELDPALFLQAPGPRVVEAARQLKQALEGTR
- a CDS encoding iron-sulfur cluster assembly protein, translating into MLSPELVKEMLRDVYDPELRLNVVDLGLVYDIACTPEGEVDVLMTLTSPGCPVGDEIARQVHEALSGFPGVRRVGVRFTFDPPWTPERMSEELRAELGLD